One part of the Nostoc sp. PCC 7120 = FACHB-418 genome encodes these proteins:
- a CDS encoding TIGR03279 family radical SAM protein: MAAILPARITKVLPDSIAAEIGFEAGDALVAINGVQPRDLIDYKFLCSDEFLELEVLDASGKTHHIEIEKDYDEDLGLEFETALFDGLIQCNNRCPFCFIDQQPPGKRSSLYLKDDDYRLSFLYGSYLTLTNLPEREWQRIEQMRLSPLYVSVHATEPEVRIRLLKNTRAAQILDQLRWFQTRRLQIHAQVVVCPGINDGKHLEQTLRDLASFHDRDVPTVASVAVVPVGLTRFRPEEDELIPVTREKAQEVIAQVRSLTQEFRRQFGSNVAWLADEWFLIAGEELPSEAEYEEYPQIDNGVGSIRLFLKQFAETAAELLPAKINHPKKLTWVVGNAVEKAFQPILKSLNAVEGLEINMRALSSDYWGQTISVTGLITGHDLLLHLKEQDLGGGILLPNVMLKHGELVFLDDMSVEEVARQLQTKILPIAGVEELIKTCITDSVSV; this comes from the coding sequence ATGGCTGCTATTCTTCCCGCCCGTATCACCAAAGTACTACCTGATTCTATAGCTGCTGAGATTGGCTTTGAAGCGGGGGATGCGCTTGTAGCTATTAATGGTGTACAGCCCCGCGATTTAATTGATTATAAATTTTTATGCTCTGATGAGTTCCTGGAATTGGAGGTTTTAGACGCTTCTGGCAAAACTCATCATATCGAAATTGAGAAAGACTACGACGAAGACCTGGGGTTAGAGTTTGAAACGGCTTTGTTTGATGGTCTAATTCAGTGCAATAATCGTTGTCCGTTTTGTTTTATTGACCAACAACCCCCAGGTAAGCGTTCTAGCCTGTATTTAAAAGATGATGATTATCGGTTAAGTTTTTTATACGGCTCTTATCTAACTCTCACCAATTTACCGGAAAGGGAGTGGCAACGGATTGAACAAATGCGTCTGTCTCCCTTATATGTATCCGTTCATGCGACGGAACCGGAAGTGAGAATTAGACTGCTGAAAAATACCCGTGCGGCGCAAATATTAGACCAGTTGCGGTGGTTTCAAACCAGAAGGCTGCAAATCCATGCTCAAGTAGTTGTGTGTCCTGGTATAAATGATGGCAAACATCTGGAACAAACACTACGGGATTTAGCGTCATTTCATGATAGGGATGTGCCTACCGTTGCCTCAGTGGCAGTTGTACCAGTCGGGTTAACAAGATTTCGTCCTGAAGAAGACGAACTTATACCTGTAACTAGAGAGAAAGCCCAAGAAGTGATTGCACAGGTGCGATCGCTAACTCAAGAATTTCGCCGACAATTTGGTTCTAATGTGGCTTGGTTAGCAGACGAATGGTTTTTGATTGCGGGTGAGGAATTACCTAGCGAAGCTGAGTACGAAGAATACCCCCAAATTGATAATGGTGTAGGTTCAATTAGGTTATTTCTCAAACAATTTGCTGAGACTGCGGCGGAATTATTACCAGCAAAAATCAACCATCCCAAAAAGTTAACTTGGGTTGTTGGTAATGCTGTAGAAAAAGCCTTTCAACCAATTCTCAAAAGCTTAAATGCGGTGGAAGGATTAGAAATAAATATGCGTGCTTTATCTAGTGATTACTGGGGACAAACTATTAGTGTTACCGGGTTAATTACTGGACACGATTTACTTTTACACTTAAAAGAACAGGATTTAGGTGGAGGCATTTTGCTACCTAATGTCATGCTCAAACATGGAGAATTAGTTTTTTTAGATGATATGAGTGTTGAAGAAGTAGCTCGGCAATTACAAACCAAAATCTTACCAATAGCAGGTGTTGAAGAACTGATAAAGACCTGTATTACTGATAGTGTTAGCGTTTAA
- a CDS encoding IS110 family transposase produces the protein MENISVWVGIDVSKATLDVYIRPIGKALKFANTELEIFNLVEQLKFYDLNLIVLEATGGLETELVIQLQAAMLPVALINPRQGRNFAKATGKLAKTDAIDAQILAHFGEAMKPQVLNIESQASRQLGELISRRRQLVEMQTAEKNRRSRARGKALADIEAHIEYLDERLKQLNQEIEQLTQNNQQWIEKVNLLKTTPGIGQVISTTLVSDLPELGQLTAKQISRLVGVAPINHDSGQHKGKRMINGGRAHVRATLYMGAVVAMRHNPVIKAFYERLVERGKSKKLALTACVHKMLVILNAMVRDNLPWRVTDNLQPIPNA, from the coding sequence ATGGAAAACATCTCTGTGTGGGTAGGCATTGACGTGAGCAAAGCGACCCTCGATGTTTATATCCGTCCCATCGGTAAAGCATTGAAGTTTGCTAATACAGAACTAGAAATATTTAATTTAGTTGAACAATTAAAATTTTATGATTTGAACCTCATCGTACTAGAAGCAACCGGAGGATTAGAAACAGAACTGGTCATTCAACTACAGGCAGCAATGCTACCAGTAGCATTAATCAATCCACGTCAAGGACGAAATTTTGCCAAAGCCACTGGTAAACTCGCCAAAACAGATGCTATCGATGCACAAATATTGGCACACTTTGGGGAAGCAATGAAACCTCAAGTGTTAAACATTGAGTCACAAGCATCTCGTCAATTAGGAGAATTAATTAGTCGTCGAAGACAATTAGTTGAGATGCAAACTGCTGAAAAAAATCGACGCTCACGCGCCCGTGGTAAAGCATTGGCAGATATTGAAGCACACATTGAATATCTTGACGAACGTCTCAAACAACTCAATCAAGAAATTGAGCAATTAACTCAAAACAATCAACAATGGATTGAAAAAGTTAATTTACTCAAAACTACTCCTGGTATTGGCCAAGTTATTTCGACAACTCTGGTTTCTGATTTGCCAGAACTCGGTCAACTCACTGCCAAACAAATTTCTCGCTTAGTTGGTGTTGCACCTATCAATCATGATAGTGGTCAACACAAAGGTAAGCGCATGATTAATGGCGGTCGCGCTCATGTTCGTGCCACTCTTTATATGGGTGCTGTTGTTGCTATGCGTCATAATCCGGTTATCAAGGCCTTTTATGAGCGTCTTGTCGAACGTGGTAAATCGAAAAAATTAGCTCTCACTGCTTGCGTTCATAAAATGTTAGTCATTTTAAATGCAATGGTTCGGGATAATTTACCTTGGCGTGTTACTGACAACTTACAACCCATTCCCAACGCTTAA
- a CDS encoding undecaprenyl-diphosphate phosphatase, with protein MSIFKRQWFVLISAVSAALSVVLFPLEVFSASPNSGGGGVQQMNILQAIVLGFVQGMTEFLPISSTAHLKVVPVALGWGDPGVAFTAIIQLGSIAAVLWYFWGDLTRIIKGATRAIALKDYADYDLRLSLGIVLGTIPIVFFGLLIKTFIPDYDSSPIRSLGAIAVASIVMSLLLGVGEKLGKRERDFEHLTMQDGLLMGLAQALTLIPGVSRSGSTLTSGLFMGLQRETAARFSFLLGIPAITLAGLVELKDLLAEGIADGAALPLIMGVISAAIFSYLAIAGLLSFLKTQSTWVFIWYRLVFGVAILGAISAGILQNS; from the coding sequence ATGTCTATATTCAAACGTCAATGGTTTGTGCTTATCAGTGCAGTATCGGCGGCTTTGTCGGTAGTGCTGTTTCCGTTGGAAGTTTTTAGCGCCTCACCTAACTCAGGAGGTGGTGGGGTGCAGCAAATGAATATTTTGCAGGCGATTGTTTTAGGTTTTGTGCAAGGAATGACTGAGTTCCTACCCATTAGTAGTACAGCACATCTGAAAGTTGTACCAGTCGCCCTTGGTTGGGGTGATCCGGGGGTAGCTTTCACGGCTATCATCCAGTTGGGGAGTATTGCGGCTGTGCTGTGGTACTTCTGGGGAGATTTGACAAGAATTATTAAGGGCGCGACAAGAGCGATCGCCTTGAAAGATTACGCTGATTATGATTTACGTTTATCTTTAGGAATTGTTTTAGGAACCATACCCATCGTCTTTTTTGGGTTGCTGATTAAAACATTTATCCCCGACTATGATAGTTCGCCTATTAGAAGTTTAGGAGCGATCGCCGTTGCCTCGATAGTGATGTCCTTGTTACTAGGGGTGGGGGAAAAATTAGGCAAACGTGAGCGAGATTTTGAACATCTGACAATGCAGGATGGGCTGTTGATGGGTTTAGCCCAAGCACTAACTTTAATTCCTGGTGTCTCCCGTTCCGGTTCCACCCTCACAAGCGGGTTATTTATGGGACTACAAAGGGAAACCGCCGCCAGATTTTCCTTTTTGCTAGGGATTCCTGCGATTACTTTGGCTGGGTTAGTCGAACTAAAAGATCTTTTAGCTGAAGGTATAGCCGATGGTGCAGCGCTTCCTCTAATTATGGGAGTGATTTCTGCGGCTATTTTTTCATATCTTGCGATCGCTGGCTTACTGAGTTTTCTTAAAACCCAAAGTACTTGGGTGTTTATTTGGTATCGGTTAGTGTTTGGTGTAGCGATTTTAGGGGCAATTAGCGCCGGAATTTTGCAAAATAGTTAG
- a CDS encoding DUF3120 domain-containing protein gives MINNILASYATSTTPGITELPQGETGQKNIKELESTLQASPSLPLALVSRQTWLVFAAAVFLVSVPVFIEAPLVRSLPTLSLALTGFWVWLSFTLMSRPATYVWGDLLLGFSWSWLAGGIYWGWLRWEPLWHLPVESIGLPFACWCLLRNWGKVGNWFYLGSLLGTVLTDVYFYLVDLMPYWRQIMVVEPENVSPILQAAVSQVQTPWGISWAVILGLVLLIAGTVPLTKKQRHWYAFGGAVLSTILVDSLFLIAALTA, from the coding sequence TTGATTAATAATATTTTGGCATCTTACGCAACTTCTACCACTCCAGGGATTACGGAACTACCGCAAGGCGAAACTGGACAGAAGAATATTAAAGAATTGGAATCAACACTACAAGCATCTCCTTCTTTGCCTTTAGCCCTAGTGTCTAGGCAAACATGGCTAGTGTTTGCAGCAGCAGTGTTTTTAGTATCAGTACCAGTATTTATAGAAGCGCCATTAGTGCGATCGCTGCCCACATTGAGTTTAGCTCTCACAGGATTTTGGGTGTGGCTAAGTTTTACTTTAATGTCCCGTCCAGCAACCTATGTATGGGGAGATTTGCTTTTAGGCTTTAGCTGGAGTTGGCTAGCAGGGGGAATTTATTGGGGTTGGCTACGTTGGGAACCTTTGTGGCATTTACCAGTAGAGTCTATAGGATTACCATTTGCTTGTTGGTGTTTGTTACGCAACTGGGGCAAAGTAGGTAACTGGTTTTATTTAGGTTCCTTACTCGGCACAGTTTTAACAGATGTGTATTTTTATTTAGTAGATTTAATGCCCTACTGGCGGCAAATCATGGTAGTAGAACCTGAAAACGTGTCGCCCATTTTACAAGCAGCTGTTAGCCAAGTGCAAACACCTTGGGGTATATCGTGGGCAGTTATTCTGGGTTTGGTACTACTAATAGCGGGAACTGTACCCTTAACTAAAAAGCAGCGACACTGGTACGCTTTCGGTGGAGCAGTCTTAAGTACAATTTTGGTAGACAGCTTATTTTTAATAGCCGCCCTGACAGCATAA
- the psbU gene encoding photosystem II complex extrinsic protein PsbU — protein sequence MKGLVRLLTVFSLLLGCWGWLGTTQIAQAGSLQSFLVPQIPVLAIERQNRADAKLATEFGEKIDLNNTNVRAFQQYPGLYPTLAKKIIQNAPYGKVEDVLNLPGLSDGQKQLLQSNFDKFTVTELEPAFNEGDDRFNNGIYR from the coding sequence GTGAAAGGATTGGTGCGTTTATTAACAGTATTTAGCTTGTTGCTAGGCTGCTGGGGATGGTTAGGAACAACTCAAATTGCCCAAGCTGGCAGTTTACAAAGTTTTTTGGTTCCTCAAATCCCAGTTTTGGCAATTGAACGACAAAATCGGGCAGATGCCAAACTAGCAACAGAATTCGGTGAAAAAATCGATTTGAACAATACCAACGTAAGAGCTTTTCAACAATATCCAGGGTTATATCCCACTCTGGCTAAAAAGATTATCCAGAATGCTCCTTACGGCAAGGTAGAGGATGTCTTGAATCTACCAGGATTAAGCGATGGTCAAAAACAACTCTTACAGTCTAATTTTGATAAATTCACCGTCACAGAACTAGAACCTGCCTTCAACGAAGGAGACGATCGCTTTAACAACGGTATTTACAGATAA
- the nadB gene encoding L-aspartate oxidase yields MSQIEFPSQFDVLVVGAGAAGLYTALCLPESLRVGLITKETVALSASDWAQGGIAAAIAPNDSPSLHIEDTIQAGAGLCDVAAVEFLAQQAPKCIESLVNLGVAFDRHGQALALTLEAAHSRNRVLHAADTTGREVTTTLTDQVLRRPNIQVIQQALALSLWLEPETGHCQGISLFYQGAITWVRAGAVVLATGGGGQVFAQTTNPAVSTGDGVAIAWRAGAILRDLEFVQFHPTALTKPGADRFLISEAVRGEGAHLVDNEGRRFAFDYHPAGELAPRDVVSRAIFSHLQRTAVDPATAHVWLDMRPIPEDKIRLRFPNIVKVCQRWGIDVFREPIPVAPAAHYWMGGIATNLKNQTNIPGLYAVGETASTGVHGANRLASNSLLECIVFGAQLANLTPADLIQHTETPALPTREFKIDASEWQHQQSQLAILREKLPRLVWQSAGICREQSTLSVAIATVKSWQQDFAALPLSQFLLSLQPNEPVSCNFSDTDQQLRLWAETGNLLDVAYLILKSAAFRIESRGGHFRLDYPHSNPDWQVHSLVQKHQWWQSPIMKS; encoded by the coding sequence TTGTCACAAATAGAGTTTCCTAGCCAATTTGATGTTTTAGTGGTCGGTGCTGGTGCGGCTGGACTGTATACGGCATTGTGTCTGCCAGAATCCTTACGAGTCGGCTTGATTACCAAAGAAACTGTTGCTTTATCTGCTAGTGATTGGGCGCAGGGTGGTATAGCTGCTGCGATCGCCCCTAATGATTCTCCTTCTCTACATATTGAAGATACAATTCAAGCAGGAGCAGGCTTGTGTGATGTTGCAGCCGTAGAATTTCTGGCTCAACAAGCCCCCAAATGTATCGAATCTTTGGTTAACTTGGGAGTTGCTTTTGACCGACACGGACAAGCTTTAGCATTAACTTTAGAAGCTGCCCATTCTCGTAACCGTGTTCTTCACGCCGCCGACACTACAGGTAGGGAAGTCACAACTACTCTCACGGATCAAGTATTACGTCGTCCCAATATCCAAGTAATTCAGCAAGCTTTGGCTTTGAGTCTTTGGCTGGAACCAGAAACTGGTCATTGTCAAGGAATCAGCCTGTTTTATCAAGGTGCAATTACATGGGTCAGGGCTGGGGCTGTAGTCCTGGCGACTGGTGGCGGTGGTCAAGTATTTGCCCAAACCACAAACCCGGCGGTCAGTACTGGCGATGGAGTTGCAATTGCATGGCGGGCTGGGGCTATTCTCCGGGACTTAGAATTTGTCCAATTTCACCCCACAGCCTTAACTAAACCAGGTGCAGACCGTTTCCTGATTAGTGAAGCAGTCCGTGGTGAAGGCGCACACCTAGTAGATAATGAAGGGCGGCGATTTGCTTTTGACTATCACCCGGCTGGAGAATTAGCACCCAGAGACGTTGTGAGTCGGGCTATATTTAGTCATTTACAACGCACTGCTGTCGATCCTGCCACAGCCCATGTGTGGTTGGATATGCGCCCCATCCCCGAAGACAAGATTCGTCTCCGGTTTCCTAATATTGTTAAGGTTTGTCAGCGTTGGGGTATAGATGTTTTCCGCGAACCAATTCCTGTAGCCCCAGCCGCCCATTATTGGATGGGTGGTATTGCCACCAATTTAAAGAATCAAACTAATATACCTGGATTGTATGCAGTGGGAGAAACCGCTAGTACAGGTGTACATGGTGCTAATCGTTTAGCAAGTAATTCATTGCTGGAGTGTATTGTCTTTGGCGCGCAACTAGCAAATCTCACGCCAGCAGATTTGATACAGCATACAGAAACACCAGCCTTACCCACAAGAGAATTTAAGATTGATGCCAGCGAGTGGCAACACCAGCAATCACAATTAGCCATACTGCGAGAAAAGTTACCGCGTCTAGTTTGGCAAAGCGCTGGTATTTGTCGAGAACAGTCTACTTTATCTGTGGCGATCGCTACTGTAAAATCTTGGCAACAGGATTTTGCAGCGCTGCCTTTAAGCCAATTTTTGTTATCTCTACAACCAAACGAGCCAGTTAGCTGTAATTTTTCAGATACCGACCAACAACTACGACTCTGGGCAGAAACAGGCAATTTACTCGATGTTGCCTATTTAATACTCAAAAGCGCTGCTTTTAGAATTGAAAGCCGTGGCGGACACTTCCGTTTAGACTATCCCCACTCAAATCCTGATTGGCAAGTCCACTCTCTAGTACAAAAGCACCAATGGTGGCAATCTCCGATTATGAAATCTTAA